One genomic window of Ctenopharyngodon idella isolate HZGC_01 chromosome 18, HZGC01, whole genome shotgun sequence includes the following:
- the LOC127499577 gene encoding extracellular calcium-sensing receptor-like — MAFRAAISLASGTEESFFNLNCSGPPPVIGIVGDASSTPSIAISSVLGLFRVPILVHYLQKVNFTTGFGDHVSFDKNGDALAIYDVLNWQPSSDGSITIHKIGVVNEGAATGMVLTLDEEAIYWNFEAKKPPRSVCSESCSPGTRRATRKGLPVCCFDCLPCGDGEISNTTDSIECTACPEDFWSNPDKDQCVPKEEEFLSYEETLGISLTTVSLLGTCFCALVMVIFALHRNTPIVRANNSELSFLLLLSLKLCFLCVLLFIGQPQLWTCQLRHAVFGISFVLCVSSILVKTMVVIAVFKSSRPEGKGAMKWFGAVQQRCTVLILTALQVVICAVWLSTASPTPHKNNQYIRSKIVYECAIGSVAGFSMLLGYIGLLAAVSFLLAFLARNLPDNFNEAKFITFSMLIFCAVWIAFVPAYVSSPGKYAVAVEIFAILASSFGLLVAIFAPKCYIILLHPERNTKKAMMGRETQKK; from the exons ATGGCATTCCGGGCTGCAATATCCCTGGCTAGTGGGACAGAGGAGTCCTTCTTCAACCTCAACTGCAGTGGCCCTCCTCCGGTCATTGGGATTGTGGGGGATGCAAGCTCAACTCCTTCCATTGCAATTTCTAGTGTTCTAGGGCTGTTTCGAGTACCTATA CTGGTTCACTACCTCCAGAAAGTGAACTTCACCACTGGCTTTGGGGATCATGTATCATTTGATAAGAATGGAGATGCTCTGGCCATCTATGATGTGTTGAACTGGCAGCCGAGCTCTGATGGGTCAATAACGATCCACAAGATTGGTGTAGTAAACGAAGGGGCAGCAACAGGGATGGTGCTTACACTGGATGAAGAAGCAATTTACTGGAACTTTGAGgcaaaaaaa CCCCCACGGTCTGTGTGCAGCGAGAGCTGTTCCCCAGGCACCAGGCGAGCCACAAGGAAGGGCCTTCCTGTCTGCTGTTTTGACTGTCTGCCATGTGGAGATGGAGAGATTTCTAATACAACAG ATTCCATTGAGTGCACGGCATGTCCAGAGGACTTCTGGTCCAATCCAGATAAGGATCAGTGTGTCCCTAAAGAAGAAGAGTTTCTATCCTATGAGGAAACTCTGGGCATCTCTCTGACCACTGTTTCCTTGCTAGGCACCTGCTTCTGTGCTCTTGTGATGGTCATTTTCGCTCTTCACCGTAACACTCCCATAGTACGTGCCAACAATTCAGAGCTCAGCTTCCTGCTGCTGTTATCACTCAAACTGTGTTTCCTGTGTGTGCTACTGTTCATTGGCCAGCCTCAGCTGTGGACATGTCAGTTAAGACATGCTGTGTTTGGCATAAGCTTTGTCCTGTGTGTCTCCAGCATCCTGGTCAAGACTATGGTGGTAATAGCTGTGTTCAAGTCATCTCGACCAGAGGGCAAAGGTGCTATGAAGTGGTTTGGAGCAGTTCAACAAAGATGCACAGTTCTGATCCTAACAGCCCTCCAGGTTGTCATATGTGCAGTTTGGCTCTCAACTGCCTCTCCAACACCCCATAAAAACAACCAGTATATCCGCTCTAAAATAGTATACGAATGTGCTATTGGCTCAGTGGCTGGTTTTTCTATGCTGCTGGGATACATTGGACTGTTGGCAGCAGTAAGCTTCCTTTTAGCTTTTCTGGCGAGAAATCTTCCAGATAATTTTAATGAAGCAAAGTTCATCACTTTTAGTATGTTGATCTTTTGTGCTGTGTGGATTGCATTTGTTCCAGCATATGTGAGCTCTCCAGGGAAATATGCAGTTGCTGTGGAGATATTTGCTATTTTAGCTTCCAGTTTTGGATTACTGGTGGCCATATTTGCTCCAAAGTGTTACATCATCCTTTTGCATCCAGAGAGAAACACTAAAAAAGCCATGATGGGAAGAGAGACACAAAAGAAATAG